The Prosthecobacter algae genome includes a window with the following:
- a CDS encoding Fic family protein, which produces MRPPFEITPRAASLLAEVERLLGRYEGAQVAPAGPMLRRSMRVRTIQASLEIEGNTLSEEQVTAVLEGKRVLAPERDLREVQNAIRCYDKLHRWKPASTKHLLEAHQVMMAGLVQRPGAWRSRGVGIAKGNLIAHVAPPADRVAGLMNSLFEWMKAETQVPAPVLAAICHYEMEFIHPFEDGNGRLGRLWHSLILFHHHPVFAQVPIESAIRDRQADYYAVLGLCDKAGKSSLFIEFSLELTLAALTSMVISPQSRTRMSGVERMSVARGLMGVQAFSRKDYLGHFPGLSPATASRDLQQAVDEGTLKKTGDKATARYRF; this is translated from the coding sequence ATGAGGCCCCCTTTTGAAATCACTCCCCGCGCGGCCAGCCTGCTGGCGGAGGTTGAGCGGCTGCTAGGAAGGTACGAAGGGGCCCAGGTGGCTCCCGCAGGGCCCATGCTGCGCCGTTCGATGCGGGTGCGGACGATCCAGGCCAGCCTGGAAATCGAGGGAAATACCTTGTCGGAAGAACAGGTGACCGCAGTGCTGGAAGGCAAACGTGTGCTGGCACCAGAAAGGGATCTGCGAGAGGTCCAGAATGCCATCCGTTGCTATGACAAGCTGCACCGGTGGAAGCCAGCTTCGACCAAGCATCTTCTGGAAGCGCATCAGGTGATGATGGCGGGGCTGGTGCAGCGGCCGGGAGCTTGGCGCAGCCGGGGCGTGGGCATTGCCAAAGGGAATCTGATCGCGCATGTGGCTCCCCCTGCGGATCGCGTGGCAGGGTTGATGAATTCATTGTTTGAGTGGATGAAAGCGGAGACGCAAGTGCCCGCGCCTGTTCTGGCTGCCATTTGCCACTATGAGATGGAGTTCATTCACCCCTTCGAAGATGGCAATGGCCGTCTGGGGCGTCTTTGGCACAGCCTCATTTTATTTCATCATCACCCCGTCTTTGCGCAGGTGCCCATCGAGTCTGCCATTCGCGATCGTCAGGCGGACTACTATGCCGTTCTGGGCTTGTGCGATAAGGCCGGGAAGTCATCGCTCTTTATCGAATTTTCTTTGGAACTGACGCTCGCGGCCCTTACCTCCATGGTCATCTCTCCACAGTCTCGCACTCGCATGTCCGGTGTAGAGCGGATGTCTGTGGCACGGGGCCTGATGGGGGTGCAGGCCTTTTCTCGCAAAGATTACCTGGGCCATTTCCCTGGCTTGTCTCCGGCGACGGCCAGCCGAGATCTTCAGCAGGCAGTTGACGAGGGCACTTTGAAAAAGACCGGAGACAAGGCCACGGCAAGGTACCGCTTTTAA
- a CDS encoding AURKAIP1/COX24 domain-containing protein, producing the protein MGSLKKRRKTKINKHKRKKRMRANRHKKRLRYKS; encoded by the coding sequence ATGGGATCGCTGAAAAAGCGCAGAAAGACGAAGATCAACAAGCACAAGCGCAAGAAGCGCATGCGCGCGAACCGTCACAAGAAGCGTTTGCGCTATAAGTCCTAA
- a CDS encoding LysM peptidoglycan-binding domain-containing protein, which produces MAKAQLKLLLFLIVLGVTLGSMAAAYYIYDKILRPDKRIQAEIATIKKSDLPPVDPGAKRFNAAIDLIKAGRIEEGRDGLFKLVNQFPASPTCVEAKRIIGEINLDQLFASESKAGKKDYIVQPGDSLALIANKQGTTLDMLIRLNGLMGTVLQPGDHLAILPLDFSIRVDMSEKTVSLWRKVGEKEFFFKEYLASDIRLPTGLRVPVENGMEIKGKAAMLDGKAILSTDPRYTEAEKWLPGSRGVRTDILLRTPPPAKPAPAAGTAAPAPGVPELDDTPEPGVFLAREDLEEMFALVRNGSKLYFIR; this is translated from the coding sequence ATGGCCAAGGCGCAGCTCAAGCTTCTGCTCTTCCTCATCGTCCTGGGTGTCACGCTGGGCAGCATGGCTGCGGCCTATTACATCTACGACAAGATCTTGCGTCCGGACAAACGCATCCAGGCGGAGATCGCCACCATCAAGAAAAGCGATCTGCCGCCCGTCGATCCAGGGGCCAAGCGCTTCAATGCCGCCATCGACTTGATCAAAGCCGGCCGCATCGAGGAGGGGCGCGACGGCCTCTTCAAGCTAGTGAACCAGTTCCCCGCCTCCCCCACCTGTGTGGAGGCCAAGCGCATCATCGGCGAGATCAATCTGGACCAGCTTTTCGCCTCGGAATCCAAGGCGGGAAAGAAGGACTACATCGTCCAGCCAGGAGATTCCCTGGCCCTCATTGCTAACAAGCAGGGCACCACCCTGGACATGCTCATCCGCCTCAATGGCCTCATGGGCACCGTCCTCCAGCCAGGGGATCACCTGGCCATCCTGCCGCTGGATTTTAGCATTCGGGTGGATATGTCTGAAAAGACCGTCTCCCTCTGGCGCAAGGTGGGGGAAAAGGAGTTTTTCTTCAAAGAGTACCTCGCTAGCGACATCCGCCTGCCCACTGGCCTGCGAGTACCTGTTGAAAATGGAATGGAAATCAAAGGCAAGGCCGCCATGCTCGATGGCAAGGCCATTCTTTCCACCGACCCACGCTACACCGAGGCAGAAAAGTGGCTGCCCGGTAGCCGTGGCGTCCGCACGGACATTTTGCTGCGCACTCCGCCGCCTGCCAAACCGGCCCCCGCCGCTGGCACCGCTGCCCCGGCACCGGGCGTCCCCGAACTGGACGACACCCCGGAACCCGGTGTTTTTCTCGCCCGAGAAGACCTCGAAGAAATGTTTGCCCTGGTCCGCAACGGCTCCAAACTCTACTTCATCCGTTAA
- a CDS encoding acetyl-CoA carboxylase carboxyltransferase subunit alpha, whose protein sequence is MKHVLEFEKPVVKLREEIEEAKKKFASKPSDKLAGQISDMEKKAETLLRDIHNNLNPWQRVQISRHTNRPFMLDYVKHCCEDFTELHGDRHIGDDQAMPAGLATWGGKKVVIIGHQKGRDTKENLLRNFGSAHPEGYRKALRLMRMAEKFGLPIVTLIDTPGAFPGIGAEERNIAEAIAFNLREMMLLRTPIVAVVIGEGGSGGALGIGVADKVLMMENAYYSVISPEGCAAILWKHREHAPEAASALKLSAQDLSKLGIIDGIVPEPAGGAHNDHYVAAMALKDAVLNAIADLEKLSTPDLLEGRYQKFRALGKYTEN, encoded by the coding sequence ATGAAACACGTCCTGGAATTCGAAAAGCCCGTCGTCAAACTCCGCGAAGAGATCGAAGAGGCCAAAAAGAAATTCGCGTCCAAGCCCAGCGACAAGCTGGCTGGCCAGATCTCTGACATGGAAAAGAAGGCCGAAACCCTTCTGCGTGACATCCACAACAACCTCAATCCCTGGCAGCGCGTGCAAATCTCCCGTCACACCAACCGGCCCTTCATGCTGGATTACGTGAAGCACTGCTGCGAAGATTTCACCGAATTGCATGGCGACCGCCATATCGGTGATGACCAGGCCATGCCTGCAGGTCTCGCCACCTGGGGCGGTAAAAAAGTAGTCATCATCGGCCACCAGAAAGGCCGTGATACCAAGGAGAACCTCCTTCGCAACTTTGGCAGCGCCCATCCCGAAGGCTACCGCAAGGCCCTCCGCCTCATGCGCATGGCCGAGAAATTTGGCCTGCCTATCGTCACTCTCATTGATACTCCCGGGGCCTTCCCAGGCATCGGCGCGGAAGAGCGCAACATCGCCGAAGCCATCGCTTTCAACCTTCGTGAAATGATGCTCCTGCGCACCCCCATCGTCGCCGTCGTCATCGGTGAAGGCGGTTCCGGCGGTGCCCTGGGCATCGGCGTGGCCGACAAGGTGCTCATGATGGAAAACGCCTATTACAGCGTCATCAGCCCCGAAGGATGCGCCGCCATCCTTTGGAAGCACCGCGAGCACGCCCCCGAGGCCGCCTCTGCCCTGAAGCTCAGCGCCCAGGATCTGTCCAAGCTCGGCATCATCGACGGCATCGTCCCGGAACCTGCCGGTGGTGCCCACAATGACCACTACGTGGCCGCTATGGCCCTGAAGGACGCGGTGTTGAATGCCATCGCCGATCTCGAAAAACTCAGCACCCCAGATCTCCTCGAAGGCCGTTACCAGAAATTCCGCGCCCTCGGCAAATACACGGAGAACTGA
- a CDS encoding thymidine phosphorylase: MHIPSLIESKREGGELSREQISGLITAFTRGDMPDYQMSALAMAIFFKGMTGAETTALTEAMLHSGSVLQWPADAPMRVDKHSTGGIGDKTSLVLAPLLACDGVWVPMISGRGLGITGGTLDKLDSIPGFRTQFSESEIYKTLPITGCLMVGQTANICPADKKLYALRDVTGTVQSIPLITASILCKKLAEGLNRLILDVKYGSGAFMKTEAQAHELAQSMVTVGRSLGVRSSVRLSRMDEATGESAGNALEVIECVRCLQGQGPPDLEAIVLDLACAVSISPRAELARMLRDGRAWAKFQHMVEVQGGQVDSLERLHLIHRAPVIHEMKAPASGRLAKLDAGTLGRAVLELGAGRAKASDPVDPAVGVDQMRKVGQEIRAGEVLLRIHARSQAAAEAAEKAILAGLVVE, from the coding sequence ATGCACATTCCCTCCCTCATCGAATCCAAACGCGAAGGGGGCGAACTGTCGCGTGAGCAGATCTCTGGCCTCATCACGGCCTTCACCCGAGGGGACATGCCGGACTACCAGATGAGCGCCCTGGCGATGGCCATCTTTTTCAAAGGCATGACCGGGGCGGAAACGACCGCGCTGACGGAGGCCATGCTGCACAGCGGCTCCGTCCTGCAATGGCCTGCGGATGCACCCATGCGGGTGGACAAGCACTCCACCGGCGGCATTGGCGACAAGACCTCCCTCGTCCTCGCCCCCTTGCTGGCCTGCGATGGTGTGTGGGTGCCCATGATCTCCGGGCGCGGCCTGGGCATCACCGGCGGTACTTTGGATAAGCTGGATTCCATCCCCGGCTTCCGCACCCAGTTCAGCGAATCCGAAATCTACAAGACCCTGCCCATCACCGGCTGCCTCATGGTGGGCCAGACGGCGAACATTTGCCCGGCAGATAAGAAACTCTACGCCCTGCGCGATGTCACCGGCACGGTGCAGAGCATCCCGCTCATCACCGCCAGCATCCTTTGCAAAAAGCTGGCCGAGGGGCTGAACCGGCTGATCCTGGATGTGAAGTATGGCAGCGGGGCCTTCATGAAGACGGAGGCCCAGGCCCATGAGCTGGCGCAGAGCATGGTCACCGTCGGGCGGTCGCTGGGGGTGCGGTCCAGTGTCCGGCTCAGCCGCATGGATGAGGCCACGGGCGAGTCTGCGGGGAATGCCCTGGAAGTCATCGAATGCGTGCGTTGTCTCCAGGGCCAGGGGCCACCAGATTTGGAAGCCATCGTCTTGGACCTTGCGTGTGCCGTTTCCATCTCCCCTCGGGCGGAGCTGGCGCGCATGCTGCGGGACGGGCGGGCCTGGGCGAAGTTTCAGCACATGGTGGAGGTCCAGGGCGGCCAGGTGGACAGCCTGGAGCGGCTGCACCTCATCCACCGTGCCCCGGTCATTCATGAAATGAAGGCCCCAGCCAGCGGCAGGCTGGCGAAGCTGGATGCGGGCACTCTGGGCCGTGCCGTGCTGGAGCTCGGCGCCGGGCGGGCCAAGGCCAGCGATCCGGTGGACCCCGCCGTGGGGGTGGACCAGATGCGCAAAGTGGGGCAGGAAATCCGTGCTGGCGAGGTGCTGCTGCGCATCCATGCCCGCAGCCAGGCCGCAGCGGAGGCGGCGGAAAAAGCCATCCTGGCAGGGCTGGTGGTGGAGTGA
- a CDS encoding YhcH/YjgK/YiaL family protein, with amino-acid sequence MILDTLENAARYEVLSPRFAQAFAYLRGVDGTQELGRVDIAGDDVFAIVQTYTTKPQEKALFEAHRKYIDVQFIHSGRETILWAPLATMKEETRAYTPEKEAALWKLVPDVTPLHLSAGHFAILYPEDAHAPCVEWDAPSEVFKVVVKVAVD; translated from the coding sequence ATGATCCTCGATACCCTCGAAAACGCCGCCCGTTACGAAGTCCTGTCCCCACGCTTTGCACAGGCATTTGCCTACCTGCGGGGAGTGGATGGCACGCAGGAGCTGGGCCGGGTGGACATTGCCGGCGATGACGTTTTTGCCATCGTCCAGACCTACACCACCAAGCCGCAGGAAAAGGCCCTGTTTGAGGCCCACCGGAAGTACATCGACGTGCAGTTCATTCATTCCGGGCGCGAAACCATTCTCTGGGCACCTTTGGCCACCATGAAGGAAGAGACACGGGCCTACACCCCGGAGAAAGAGGCCGCGCTGTGGAAGCTGGTGCCGGATGTCACCCCGCTGCACCTCAGCGCAGGCCATTTTGCCATCCTTTACCCAGAAGATGCCCACGCACCCTGCGTGGAGTGGGACGCCCCCAGCGAAGTCTTCAAGGTCGTGGTGAAGGTGGCCGTGGACTGA
- a CDS encoding L,D-transpeptidase, producing the protein MQFPFRVGSRAHAGAAMALLGLLGLTGCVTPNHRTPDPVVDAMSRDRTVQLQIFLDAQRFGPGVVDGHPGEFTSKALALYRESQGLPPQVTPDVSGIAPYTTYAVTADDLGRLGAMAREPAEQAQQKTLPYTSLAELIAERFHTTVAFVAELNPGRQVDALTVGEVIRVPNIQRPFRVDAYPSSYSKLAASATESRRVVVDTRLRMLRVTEGARLLAAFPLTPGSDEHPAPLGEWKITGAVPWPWYRYDEGVLKRGERTETFYNLPPGPNSPVGVLWTGLNRPGVGIHGTAFPETIGRSGSHGCIRLSNWDAATFYTLVHKGMAVTIQ; encoded by the coding sequence ATGCAATTTCCTTTTCGCGTGGGTTCACGTGCTCATGCCGGGGCCGCGATGGCCCTGCTCGGTCTTTTGGGTCTAACCGGATGTGTGACTCCAAATCACCGCACCCCAGACCCCGTGGTGGATGCGATGTCGCGGGACCGCACCGTGCAACTGCAGATCTTTCTCGATGCCCAGCGCTTCGGCCCTGGGGTGGTGGATGGCCACCCGGGTGAATTCACCAGCAAGGCCCTGGCGCTTTACCGGGAATCCCAGGGCCTGCCGCCGCAGGTGACTCCAGATGTCAGCGGCATCGCCCCCTACACCACCTATGCCGTCACGGCAGATGATCTGGGCCGCCTGGGAGCAATGGCGCGGGAGCCTGCGGAACAGGCCCAGCAGAAGACACTCCCCTACACGAGCCTTGCAGAGCTCATCGCCGAGCGTTTTCATACCACCGTGGCCTTCGTCGCCGAGCTGAATCCTGGCCGCCAGGTGGATGCGCTGACGGTGGGGGAGGTGATCCGCGTGCCCAATATTCAGCGGCCCTTCCGCGTGGATGCCTACCCCTCCAGCTATTCCAAGCTGGCTGCCTCTGCGACGGAATCACGGCGCGTGGTGGTGGATACCCGGCTGCGCATGCTGCGGGTGACGGAGGGGGCTCGTCTGCTGGCCGCCTTTCCCCTGACACCGGGCTCGGACGAGCACCCGGCACCGCTGGGAGAATGGAAGATCACCGGTGCGGTGCCCTGGCCCTGGTACCGCTACGATGAAGGCGTGCTGAAGCGCGGTGAGCGCACCGAAACCTTTTACAACCTGCCGCCCGGGCCGAACAGTCCCGTAGGCGTCTTGTGGACGGGGCTGAACCGTCCCGGCGTGGGCATTCACGGCACCGCTTTCCCCGAGACGATTGGCCGCTCCGGCAGCCACGGCTGCATCCGTCTGTCCAATTGGGATGCGGCCACCTTTTACACGCTGGTTCATAAGGGCATGGCCGTTACCATTCAGTGA
- the hisG gene encoding ATP phosphoribosyltransferase produces the protein MEPPKNILRLGLPNGSLQEPTLELLKRAGFHVVVSSRSYRPTVDDKQLELRLLRAQEIGRYVDHGFLDCGITGKDWIAENKADIEVLAEFNYSRATSNATRWVLVVPEDSPIQSVKDLEGKRIATEAVGLTQTYLEKNGVKAEVEFSWGATEVKVPELVDAIVDITETGSSLRANKLRIVDTLMESYPQFVSSKAAFQDEWKRQKMETLVLLLKGALEARDKVGLKMNVPSSALKEVVASLPAERSPTISQLANADWVAVETVIAESVVREIIPRLKSLGAEGIVEYPLNKVIP, from the coding sequence ATGGAACCCCCAAAGAACATCCTCCGACTCGGCCTGCCGAATGGCAGTCTCCAGGAGCCGACGCTTGAACTCCTGAAGCGCGCCGGGTTCCATGTGGTGGTTTCTTCCCGCTCTTATCGCCCCACCGTGGATGACAAGCAGCTCGAGCTGCGCCTCCTGCGCGCCCAGGAAATCGGCCGTTATGTCGATCATGGTTTCCTGGACTGCGGCATCACTGGCAAGGATTGGATCGCTGAGAACAAGGCCGACATCGAAGTCCTGGCCGAGTTCAATTACAGCCGCGCCACCTCCAATGCCACTCGCTGGGTGCTCGTGGTGCCTGAAGATTCCCCCATCCAGTCCGTCAAGGACCTGGAAGGCAAGCGCATCGCCACGGAAGCTGTGGGCCTGACCCAGACCTACCTGGAAAAGAACGGCGTCAAAGCCGAAGTCGAATTTAGCTGGGGTGCCACGGAAGTGAAGGTACCGGAACTGGTGGATGCCATCGTGGACATCACCGAGACCGGCAGTTCCCTCCGCGCCAACAAGCTACGGATCGTGGACACCCTGATGGAGAGCTATCCTCAGTTCGTGTCCAGCAAAGCGGCCTTCCAGGATGAATGGAAGCGCCAGAAGATGGAAACGCTCGTCCTGCTGCTGAAAGGCGCACTCGAGGCTCGCGACAAGGTCGGCCTCAAGATGAACGTGCCATCCTCCGCCCTGAAGGAGGTTGTCGCCAGCCTGCCTGCAGAGCGTTCCCCCACCATTTCTCAGCTCGCCAATGCGGACTGGGTTGCCGTCGAGACGGTCATTGCGGAATCCGTCGTGCGGGAGATCATCCCGCGGCTCAAATCTCTCGGTGCCGAGGGCATCGTGGAATATCCGCTAAACAAAGTCATCCCCTAG
- a CDS encoding YciI family protein, which produces MRVMVMIKATKNSEAGVMPGEELLTAMGKFNEELVAAGVMLAGDGLHPSQKGKRVKFSGGKRTIIDGPFAETKELIAGYWIWQVKSMVEALEWMKRCPDPMPGEESDVELRPLFEMEDFGEELTPELREQEDRLRTELERQQGV; this is translated from the coding sequence ATGAGAGTCATGGTCATGATCAAGGCAACGAAGAACTCTGAAGCTGGCGTGATGCCAGGTGAGGAGCTGCTGACGGCGATGGGCAAGTTCAATGAAGAACTGGTGGCCGCTGGGGTGATGCTGGCAGGCGACGGCCTGCACCCCAGCCAGAAGGGCAAACGGGTGAAGTTTTCCGGTGGAAAGCGGACCATCATCGACGGTCCCTTTGCGGAGACGAAGGAACTGATCGCCGGTTACTGGATCTGGCAGGTGAAGTCCATGGTCGAGGCTTTGGAGTGGATGAAGCGCTGCCCGGATCCCATGCCAGGCGAAGAGTCCGATGTGGAGCTACGCCCCCTGTTTGAGATGGAAGATTTCGGCGAGGAACTGACCCCGGAACTGCGCGAACAGGAAGACCGCCTCCGCACCGAACTGGAACGCCAGCAGGGGGTGTGA
- the bcp gene encoding thioredoxin-dependent thiol peroxidase: MASILTPGSKAPAFHAAVVGGDYAPGAKVKLSDLKGETVVLYFYPKDDTPGCTKQACALRDGWADISTKAKVFGVSIDSVKSHEKFIQKHALPFPILSDEDQAIVNAYGVWVEKSMYGKKYMGTERTTFVIGPDGKIKAVFPKVKPEEHLAQVLAVL; this comes from the coding sequence ATGGCCTCCATACTCACTCCCGGTTCCAAAGCCCCCGCCTTTCATGCTGCCGTCGTCGGTGGTGACTACGCCCCTGGGGCGAAAGTCAAACTCAGCGACCTCAAGGGCGAAACCGTTGTCCTCTACTTTTACCCGAAGGACGACACGCCCGGCTGCACCAAGCAGGCCTGCGCCCTGCGCGATGGCTGGGCAGACATCAGCACCAAGGCGAAGGTCTTTGGCGTGAGCATCGACAGCGTGAAGAGCCACGAAAAGTTCATCCAGAAACACGCCCTCCCCTTCCCCATCCTCAGCGATGAAGATCAGGCCATCGTCAATGCCTATGGCGTGTGGGTGGAGAAAAGCATGTATGGCAAAAAGTACATGGGCACGGAACGGACCACCTTTGTCATCGGGCCCGATGGCAAGATCAAAGCCGTGTTTCCGAAAGTGAAACCCGAAGAGCATCTGGCCCAGGTGCTGGCGGTGCTGTGA
- a CDS encoding NADP-dependent isocitrate dehydrogenase — MSSKPTIIYTKTDEAPALATYSLLPIVEAFTQSSGIAVETRDISLAGRILANFPDCLTPDQQIPDELAYLGKLCVAPEANIIKLPNISASVPQLKAAVAELQGQGYKLPDYPENPQTDADKEIKARYAKVMGSAVNPVLREGNSDRRAPKAVKEYARKNPHSMGKWSTASKTSVGTMGQNDFFSNEKSVVVAEATDVKIEFVGKDGSTKVLKACTPLKAGEILDGTFLSKKALLAFLEAQIAKAKADGVLFSLHMKATMMKVSDPIIFGHAVRVFFKDVVSKHAAALTELGVDFNNGFGDLIAKLDKLPADKKAEIEADIQAAYANGPAIAMVNSDKGITNLHVPSDVIVDASMPAMIRTSGQMWNAAGKPQDTLAVIPDSCYAGVYQTVIDFCRTTGALDPKTMGTVPNVGLMAQAAEEYGSHNKTFEVPADGTVKVTDSAGNVLFSHEVEAGDIWRACQTKDAPVQDWVKLAVNRARATSSPAIFWLDEKRAHDAQIIAKVKQYLANHDTTGLDIRILPPAQACQFSLERIKAGQDTISVTGNVLRDYLTDLFPILELGTSAKMLSIVPLMNGGGLFETGAGGSAPKHVQQFLEENYLRWDSLGEFLALAVSLEHLSETCKNPKAKVLADTLDAATGKFLDFDRSPGRKLGTIDNRGSHFYLALYWAQALAEQSADAELQAQFKPIAEELTANEAKIVEELIAVQGKAVDIGGYFKPNDQKASEALRPSITLNDILAKL, encoded by the coding sequence ATGTCCTCCAAGCCCACCATCATCTACACGAAGACAGACGAAGCTCCCGCTCTCGCCACCTACTCCCTGCTGCCGATCGTTGAAGCCTTCACCCAGTCCTCCGGCATCGCGGTGGAAACTCGGGACATCTCTCTGGCGGGCCGCATCCTGGCCAATTTCCCAGACTGCCTGACGCCTGACCAGCAGATCCCGGATGAACTGGCCTACCTGGGCAAGCTCTGCGTGGCCCCTGAGGCGAATATCATCAAGCTGCCGAACATCTCCGCCTCCGTGCCCCAGCTCAAGGCGGCTGTGGCCGAGCTGCAGGGCCAGGGCTACAAGCTCCCCGACTATCCTGAAAATCCCCAGACGGATGCCGACAAAGAAATCAAGGCCCGCTATGCCAAGGTGATGGGCAGCGCGGTGAACCCTGTGCTGCGTGAGGGTAACTCCGACCGCCGTGCGCCGAAGGCTGTGAAGGAATACGCCCGCAAAAATCCTCATTCCATGGGCAAGTGGAGCACCGCCTCGAAGACCAGCGTGGGCACGATGGGGCAGAACGATTTCTTCTCCAATGAGAAGTCCGTCGTGGTGGCTGAGGCCACCGATGTGAAGATCGAGTTCGTCGGCAAAGACGGCAGCACCAAGGTCCTGAAGGCTTGCACCCCTCTGAAGGCGGGCGAGATCCTGGACGGCACCTTCCTCAGCAAGAAGGCCCTGCTGGCTTTCCTGGAGGCGCAGATCGCCAAGGCCAAGGCCGATGGCGTGCTTTTCTCCCTGCACATGAAGGCCACCATGATGAAGGTCAGCGACCCCATCATCTTCGGCCACGCTGTGCGAGTGTTCTTCAAGGACGTCGTCAGCAAACACGCCGCCGCTTTGACCGAACTGGGCGTGGACTTTAACAACGGCTTTGGCGACCTCATCGCCAAGCTGGACAAGCTGCCTGCCGACAAGAAGGCCGAGATTGAGGCCGACATCCAGGCTGCCTATGCCAATGGCCCCGCCATCGCCATGGTGAACTCGGACAAAGGCATCACCAACCTACACGTGCCGAGCGACGTGATCGTGGACGCTTCCATGCCGGCCATGATCCGCACCTCCGGCCAGATGTGGAATGCCGCAGGCAAACCGCAGGACACCCTCGCGGTGATCCCGGATAGCTGCTACGCCGGTGTCTATCAGACCGTCATTGATTTCTGCCGCACCACCGGTGCCCTGGATCCCAAGACCATGGGCACGGTACCAAACGTCGGCCTCATGGCCCAGGCCGCTGAGGAGTACGGCTCCCACAACAAGACCTTCGAAGTCCCTGCCGACGGCACCGTGAAGGTGACCGATAGCGCTGGCAATGTTCTCTTCTCCCACGAAGTCGAGGCGGGCGACATCTGGCGTGCCTGCCAGACCAAAGATGCCCCCGTGCAGGACTGGGTGAAGCTGGCCGTCAACCGTGCCCGCGCCACCAGTTCCCCCGCCATCTTCTGGCTGGACGAAAAGCGCGCTCACGATGCCCAGATCATCGCCAAGGTGAAACAGTACCTGGCCAACCACGACACCACCGGGCTGGACATCCGCATCCTCCCGCCCGCCCAGGCCTGCCAGTTCAGTCTGGAGCGCATCAAGGCCGGCCAGGACACCATCTCCGTCACCGGCAACGTGCTGCGTGACTACCTCACCGACCTCTTCCCGATCCTCGAACTCGGCACCAGCGCCAAGATGCTCTCCATCGTCCCGCTGATGAATGGCGGCGGTCTGTTTGAAACCGGTGCCGGTGGCTCCGCGCCGAAGCATGTGCAGCAGTTCCTCGAAGAAAACTACCTGCGCTGGGATTCCCTGGGCGAGTTCCTCGCCCTCGCTGTCTCCCTGGAACACCTCAGCGAAACCTGCAAAAACCCCAAGGCCAAAGTGCTGGCGGATACTCTGGACGCCGCCACCGGCAAGTTCCTCGACTTCGACCGCTCCCCAGGTCGCAAGCTGGGCACCATTGACAACCGTGGCAGCCACTTTTACCTCGCCCTCTACTGGGCCCAGGCCCTGGCCGAACAATCGGCTGACGCAGAACTTCAAGCCCAGTTCAAACCCATCGCCGAAGAGCTCACCGCCAACGAAGCCAAGATCGTTGAAGAACTCATCGCCGTTCAGGGCAAGGCCGTGGACATCGGCGGTTACTTCAAGCCGAACGACCAGAAAGCCAGCGAAGCCCTGCGCCCCAGCATCACACTGAACGACATCCTGGCCAAGCTGTAA